The Stomatobaculum sp. F0698 genomic sequence TGAATAGAACGGAGATACAATGCGCGCTGCGTATGAAACGGAAGATAGTTTATTACGGCGGATATGCCGTCTGATTGTTGAGATTGTAACGGTCATCGCCTTTGCATGGTTTATCGTTTATTCCTTCGGAACCCAGGTGGTGAACAGCGGCCAAAGCATGCGTCCCACCATGGAGGACGGAGATAGGCTGCTTTTGGATCGCTTCGGCTTTAAGCTCTTCGGTCCCCAGCGTTTTGACATCGTGCTCTTTAAGAGCAGCAGCGGCCAGACCAATATAAAGCGCATCGTGGCGCTGCCCGGCGAGAGCGTCGAGATTCGGGACGGCAAGCTCTATGTGAACGGCAAGCTTCTCGAGAGCCCTTCCCATCTCAAATTCGGGGAAATTACGAGTCCCGGACGGGTCGGCGAGAGCATTTCGCTCGGTCGGGACGAATATTTTGTGTTGAGTGACAATCTGGAGTCGGGAGAAGATTCCCGCTCCGAGAGTATAGGCAATGTCACGCGGAAAATGATACGCGGTCGGGTGTGGTTCCGAATGCAACCCTTCGGTTCCCTGGGACGCATCCGCTGAGAATTGAGGAAACGAAATGAATATACAGTGGTATCCTGGACATATGACCAAGGCGCGCCGTGAGATGGAAGCCGATGTGCGCATCGTCGACATGGTAATCGAACTTCTGGACGCGAGAGCGCCGATGGCGAGCGGCAACCCGGAAATACGGAGACTGGGACAGGGCAAAGAGCGAGTGATCGTCCTGAATAAATCCGACCTCGCGGATGCGGCGACCACGGCAGCCT encodes the following:
- the lepB gene encoding signal peptidase I; its protein translation is MRAAYETEDSLLRRICRLIVEIVTVIAFAWFIVYSFGTQVVNSGQSMRPTMEDGDRLLLDRFGFKLFGPQRFDIVLFKSSSGQTNIKRIVALPGESVEIRDGKLYVNGKLLESPSHLKFGEITSPGRVGESISLGRDEYFVLSDNLESGEDSRSESIGNVTRKMIRGRVWFRMQPFGSLGRIR